The Lacrimispora xylanolytica genome has a segment encoding these proteins:
- a CDS encoding cache domain-containing sensor histidine kinase, which translates to MKARIRFKSIRTSMIIYFSLLVLLTVTVFMFFSIRYTKNNLTENSKKNSRLLIEQVNFNIENYIDYMENISQVVMSNRDMTSYLFDQDTKETGSDLKEAFQTILHARTDIYNIAVLGDNGRYFINNGTDILNLRSRLAQKEWYLDARKEGSGILISSSHVQNLVKDDYKWVVTLSRGITNPETGKVEGLLVIDLNYDVINDLCESITLGNKGYVYIIDRKGEIVYHPQQQLILSGVKKELLKEVSNGGTSISHTDENGENKIYTPFHSNKTGWTIVGVVYTSELAGDEKEVRAMYIGTACTLILFASILAVLLSARITRPIKQLQAAMKEVQQGKFEQVYIDTGGENEISSLTRSFNKMTERIEELMKNNRKEQAEKRKSELKALQSQINPHFLYNTLDSIIWLIETEDLSQAIKMTSVLARFFRQAIGNSKIYVSVWQELEYTRNYLLIQQMRYKDKVAFRILVDEDVMECAIVKLVLQPLVENALYHGLKYKTTQGNIIITGGREGDFVILKIQDDGIGMSKEALASVFKEKVSDKRHNGVGMKNIEDRLKMHYGPDYGLFVESEEGRGTTVTVTIPFKRMEETDEET; encoded by the coding sequence ATGAAAGCCAGAATCAGGTTTAAAAGCATAAGAACCAGCATGATTATCTACTTTTCACTTCTGGTTCTACTTACGGTCACGGTTTTTATGTTCTTTTCCATTCGGTATACAAAAAACAATCTGACGGAGAATTCCAAAAAGAACAGCCGTCTGCTCATTGAACAGGTCAATTTTAATATTGAAAATTACATTGACTATATGGAGAATATCTCTCAGGTGGTTATGAGCAACCGGGATATGACCAGCTACCTGTTTGATCAGGATACCAAAGAGACGGGAAGTGATTTAAAGGAGGCCTTTCAGACCATTCTTCATGCCAGGACGGATATTTACAACATTGCTGTTTTGGGAGACAACGGAAGGTATTTTATTAACAATGGCACCGATATTTTAAACTTAAGGTCAAGGCTGGCACAAAAGGAGTGGTATCTGGATGCCAGAAAAGAGGGAAGCGGAATCTTAATTTCCTCCTCCCATGTTCAGAATCTGGTAAAGGACGATTATAAATGGGTGGTAACCTTAAGCCGTGGAATCACAAACCCTGAAACTGGTAAGGTGGAGGGGCTTCTTGTCATTGACTTAAATTATGATGTAATCAATGACCTATGCGAATCCATCACCCTGGGAAACAAAGGCTATGTATATATCATTGACCGAAAGGGTGAGATCGTTTACCACCCCCAGCAGCAGCTGATTTTAAGCGGGGTGAAAAAGGAGCTTTTAAAAGAGGTATCAAACGGAGGAACCAGCATTTCCCACACCGATGAAAATGGGGAGAATAAGATCTACACCCCGTTTCATTCGAATAAGACCGGGTGGACCATTGTAGGAGTGGTCTACACCTCAGAGCTGGCGGGAGATGAAAAAGAGGTCAGGGCCATGTACATCGGGACCGCCTGCACACTCATTCTCTTTGCCAGCATCCTGGCTGTGTTGTTATCTGCCAGAATCACAAGACCAATCAAGCAGCTCCAGGCGGCCATGAAGGAGGTGCAGCAGGGAAAGTTTGAACAGGTCTATATTGACACAGGGGGGGAGAATGAAATCTCCAGCCTGACCCGGTCCTTTAACAAAATGACGGAACGCATTGAGGAGCTGATGAAGAATAACCGGAAAGAGCAGGCAGAGAAGCGAAAAAGCGAGCTAAAAGCCCTCCAGTCCCAGATTAACCCTCATTTTCTTTATAATACCCTGGACTCCATCATCTGGCTCATTGAAACCGAGGACTTAAGTCAGGCCATTAAGATGACCTCAGTCCTTGCCCGTTTTTTCCGGCAAGCTATTGGAAACTCAAAGATATATGTGAGCGTATGGCAGGAATTGGAGTACACCAGGAATTATCTGCTGATTCAGCAGATGAGATATAAGGACAAGGTAGCATTTCGCATTTTAGTGGATGAAGATGTGATGGAATGCGCCATTGTGAAGCTGGTGCTTCAGCCCCTGGTGGAAAATGCCTTATACCATGGCTTAAAATACAAGACCACCCAGGGCAACATCATCATTACCGGAGGACGGGAGGGAGATTTCGTTATTCTTAAAATCCAGGATGATGGAATTGGCATGTCAAAGGAAGCATTGGCCTCTGTATTTAAGGAGAAAGTTTCTGACAAACGCCATAATGGCGTTGGTATGAAGAATATTGAAGACCGCCTTAAGATGCATTATGGGCCGGACTACGGACTTTTCGTGGAAAGTGAAGAGGGGCGGGGGACGACCGTCACTGTGACCATTCCTTTCAAACGCATGGAGGAGACTGATGAAGAGACATAA
- a CDS encoding substrate-binding domain-containing protein, which yields MKRHKNGLMLLTFFLLSVVFLSMVFQLEEFRQKKTVKIVFIPKVQDKTNDFWMSMISGAKSAGKEYQADLTILAPEEENDYQQQKRFIEEAVKMKPDAIALAPIQYSEMTDSVRKIKNAGIKLILIDSKIDEDIEETYIGTNNRNAGLQMGKNMKTYVNKETKIAIVSHVKGSSTAMEREEGLREGLGEYGDRIEAVLYSNSDYKQAYEKTKELMKEHPDINLIAGLNLYSTVGVARAIKEMNLNKEVHIVGFDNDIEGIKYLEEGIIDTLIVQKPFNMGYLGIQTAVESVRGKKMEKNIYCDTEVITVDNIYTDENQKLLFPF from the coding sequence ATGAAGAGACATAAAAACGGGCTAATGCTCCTTACATTCTTTTTATTATCGGTCGTTTTCCTGTCCATGGTGTTTCAGCTGGAGGAATTCCGGCAGAAAAAGACCGTCAAAATTGTATTTATCCCAAAGGTACAGGATAAGACCAATGACTTCTGGATGTCCATGATATCCGGTGCCAAAAGTGCAGGAAAGGAGTATCAGGCAGACCTAACCATACTGGCTCCTGAGGAGGAAAATGATTACCAGCAGCAAAAGAGGTTCATCGAAGAAGCGGTGAAGATGAAGCCGGATGCCATTGCCCTTGCCCCCATACAGTATTCGGAAATGACAGACAGCGTCAGAAAGATAAAAAATGCAGGCATTAAACTCATTCTCATTGATTCCAAAATTGATGAAGATATAGAAGAGACCTATATCGGCACAAACAACCGGAATGCCGGGCTTCAGATGGGAAAGAACATGAAAACCTATGTGAATAAGGAGACGAAGATAGCCATAGTATCCCACGTCAAAGGCTCCTCCACTGCCATGGAACGGGAGGAAGGGCTGAGGGAGGGGCTGGGGGAGTATGGGGACAGGATTGAAGCTGTCCTCTACAGCAATTCTGACTATAAACAGGCCTATGAAAAGACAAAGGAGCTGATGAAAGAACATCCGGATATTAACCTGATTGCAGGTCTGAACCTTTATTCAACCGTAGGCGTAGCCAGAGCCATCAAGGAAATGAATTTAAACAAGGAAGTCCATATCGTGGGATTTGATAATGATATTGAAGGCATCAAGTATTTAGAGGAGGGAATCATAGACACCCTGATCGTCCAGAAGCCATTTAACATGGGCTACCTGGGAATCCAGACTGCGGTGGAGTCAGTGAGGGGAAAGAAAATGGAGAAAAACATATACTGTGACACAGAAGTTATCACCGTAGACAATATCTATACCGATGAGAACCAGAAGCTTCTGTTTCCGTTCTAA
- a CDS encoding sugar ABC transporter ATP-binding protein, whose protein sequence is MGSVMLRMKGIDKSFPGVHALDHVDLEVNGGEVHALMGENGAGKSTLMKILTGIYLKDSGTITFEGREVEFTSPKEAQDAGIAIVHQELNMMNHLTVAQNLFIGREMMTGGFINDSLMNKEARKLFDRLNIDIDPSEVMGNLTVGRQQMCEIAKAISREAKLMVFDEPSAALTESEIEELFKIIRDLKQKGLGIVYISHRMDEIKVITDRVTVMRDGTYVGTLVTKDSTKDDIINMMVGRVIYEDPKQTSSVSEDAPVVLKVEHLTAGKMVKDVSFELRKGEILGFSGLMGAGRTETARAIFGADKKDGGEIYINGERVEIETTEDAVNHGIGYLSEDRKRFGLVVQKSVAENSSMSALSSFMKGIFIDKQKERKEAESYVKLLNTKTPTVDQLVVNLSGGNQQKVVIAKWLIRNCDILIFDEPTRGIDVGAKSEIYHLMNELVKQGKSIIMISSEMTEILRMSDRVLVMCEGRITGEIPIEEVSQERIMAAATLRNQEGNNGKTEK, encoded by the coding sequence GTGGGCAGTGTTATGCTGAGAATGAAGGGAATCGATAAGTCCTTTCCTGGTGTACATGCTTTGGACCACGTGGATCTGGAAGTCAATGGAGGCGAGGTCCATGCGCTTATGGGAGAGAACGGGGCCGGTAAATCAACTCTCATGAAAATCCTTACGGGGATTTATCTAAAGGACTCCGGAACCATTACATTTGAAGGAAGAGAAGTGGAATTTACTTCTCCAAAAGAAGCACAGGATGCCGGAATTGCCATCGTCCATCAGGAGTTAAATATGATGAACCACTTAACCGTGGCCCAGAATTTATTTATCGGCCGTGAGATGATGACAGGCGGATTTATAAACGATTCTCTCATGAACAAAGAGGCAAGGAAGCTGTTTGACCGGTTAAACATTGATATTGACCCCTCTGAGGTCATGGGAAACTTAACCGTAGGACGGCAGCAGATGTGCGAGATTGCAAAGGCCATCTCAAGAGAAGCAAAGCTCATGGTATTCGATGAGCCTTCCGCCGCACTGACGGAGTCAGAGATTGAGGAGCTCTTTAAGATCATAAGGGATTTAAAACAAAAGGGATTGGGGATTGTTTATATTTCCCACCGTATGGACGAAATCAAGGTGATTACAGACCGGGTAACGGTCATGCGGGACGGAACCTATGTGGGAACCTTAGTAACGAAGGACAGCACAAAGGATGACATCATCAATATGATGGTGGGCCGTGTGATCTATGAAGACCCAAAACAGACCAGCAGCGTATCAGAGGACGCGCCGGTGGTATTAAAGGTAGAGCATCTGACCGCCGGTAAGATGGTGAAGGATGTAAGTTTTGAACTTAGAAAAGGTGAGATCCTGGGCTTTTCCGGACTCATGGGAGCAGGCAGAACCGAGACGGCCAGAGCCATCTTCGGAGCAGATAAAAAGGATGGAGGAGAAATCTACATTAATGGAGAACGGGTGGAGATTGAGACCACAGAGGATGCAGTAAACCATGGAATTGGTTATCTGTCAGAGGACCGGAAACGGTTTGGTCTCGTGGTTCAAAAATCCGTAGCCGAAAACTCTTCCATGTCAGCGTTGTCCTCATTTATGAAGGGTATTTTCATTGACAAGCAAAAGGAGCGTAAGGAAGCAGAAAGCTATGTAAAGCTTTTAAATACCAAAACTCCAACCGTAGACCAGCTTGTGGTGAACTTATCAGGAGGAAACCAGCAGAAGGTGGTTATTGCCAAATGGCTTATTAGAAACTGTGATATTTTAATCTTTGATGAACCTACAAGGGGAATTGATGTAGGCGCAAAAAGCGAGATTTACCATTTAATGAATGAACTGGTCAAGCAGGGAAAATCCATTATCATGATTTCCTCGGAGATGACAGAGATTTTAAGAATGAGTGATCGGGTTCTGGTCATGTGCGAAGGGCGCATTACCGGGGAAATCCCCATTGAAGAGGTATCACAGGAACGAATTATGGCTGCAGCTACTTTGAGAAACCAGGAGGGCAACAATGGAAAAACTGAAAAATAA
- a CDS encoding ABC transporter permease, with protein MEKLKNNPLIKAIGTQRLVALLALIVLYVAFGIMNPRFATYNTMVNIFDASYYIGFMAIGICFVIATGGIDLSIGTVLTMSGLVAGYLSVNLGFPIWLVIIICILIGTLFGVMNGLLVAKLGLPPFIATLGTMMLSKGIGSIITSAQSVTWKSGSDPEGWYRAIFKIKTESGLLIPTGFLFLIAAAVIMAIVMNKTKTGRYILSLGSNKEATRLSGVNVDKYLIIAYIISGTFAGIAGLAYSTIYSTLLPGGGAGFEMDAIAGVVIGGTSMSGGIGTIAGTMIGVFIISVLKTGLPFVGLQTHYQQVATGLVLIVAVFADVYRNRKKN; from the coding sequence ATGGAAAAACTGAAAAATAATCCGCTCATCAAAGCGATAGGTACCCAGAGGCTGGTAGCATTGCTGGCACTTATCGTACTCTATGTGGCGTTTGGAATCATGAATCCCAGATTTGCCACTTATAACACCATGGTCAACATTTTTGACGCATCCTATTACATTGGATTTATGGCCATTGGAATCTGTTTTGTTATTGCAACTGGGGGAATCGATCTTTCCATCGGTACCGTACTGACCATGTCTGGTCTGGTGGCTGGTTACTTAAGCGTAAACCTGGGATTTCCCATTTGGCTTGTTATTATCATCTGTATCTTAATCGGTACCTTGTTCGGAGTTATGAACGGGCTTTTGGTGGCAAAGTTGGGGCTTCCTCCCTTTATTGCGACCCTGGGTACCATGATGCTTTCCAAAGGAATCGGTTCTATTATCACATCAGCTCAGTCCGTGACCTGGAAATCAGGATCAGACCCAGAGGGCTGGTACCGTGCCATATTTAAAATCAAGACAGAAAGCGGTCTTTTAATCCCAACAGGTTTTTTATTCCTCATAGCAGCAGCTGTTATTATGGCAATCGTGATGAATAAGACAAAAACAGGCCGCTATATCCTGTCCCTTGGAAGCAACAAGGAAGCAACCAGATTATCCGGTGTCAACGTAGATAAATATTTAATCATTGCCTACATCATCAGCGGTACCTTTGCAGGCATTGCTGGACTGGCTTACTCCACCATTTACTCCACTCTCTTACCAGGCGGCGGAGCCGGCTTTGAGATGGACGCTATCGCAGGTGTGGTGATCGGAGGAACCTCCATGTCAGGAGGAATCGGAACCATAGCCGGAACCATGATCGGTGTGTTCATCATCTCCGTGTTAAAGACTGGTCTTCCCTTTGTAGGATTACAGACCCATTACCAGCAGGTAGCAACCGGACTGGTGCTAATCGTAGCAGTCTTTGCAGATGTATATAGAAACCGGAAAAAGAACTGA
- a CDS encoding substrate-binding domain-containing protein has translation MKKNVWGVLLTTAMVASLMAGCTSKTTSNEGKTEPAGTTAEGKSSEAAETKGAENNGDVTIYMVAKGFQSQYWQAVYKGAEKASKELGVKLEYQGPDSESDIAQQVQMMNNAVQMKPAAIGLAALDVSALNDSIKTSQDAKIPIVGFDSGVPNAPEGAVVANAATDNYKAGEVAAENTYPLIKDQIAKATSSVRIGVLNQDATSESIINRGLGFIDKLTELIKADGKTVCITGNDKFVSDAKADKGDKADVILDVAVPSKVEASLMTTDAQTILNKDDTICIFASNQKTGEGLLTGDENLGRLGKDVIGVAFDSGTMIKDGIKTGKLAGAVTQAPVEIGYQTVKLAVAAAKGEKVTDVDTGSQWYNKDNLDSSEVSQNLYD, from the coding sequence ATGAAAAAAAATGTATGGGGCGTTTTATTGACAACAGCTATGGTGGCATCCTTAATGGCAGGCTGCACAAGCAAAACAACTTCAAATGAAGGAAAGACCGAGCCGGCTGGAACCACAGCAGAAGGAAAATCCAGTGAGGCAGCGGAGACAAAAGGGGCAGAAAATAACGGGGATGTAACAATTTACATGGTAGCAAAGGGCTTCCAGTCTCAGTACTGGCAGGCCGTTTATAAGGGAGCAGAAAAAGCTTCCAAGGAACTGGGCGTAAAGCTGGAATACCAGGGCCCAGATTCCGAATCCGACATTGCACAGCAGGTTCAGATGATGAACAATGCAGTACAGATGAAGCCGGCAGCCATCGGCCTGGCAGCTTTGGATGTATCCGCATTAAACGACAGCATTAAAACTTCCCAGGATGCAAAGATCCCCATCGTAGGATTTGACTCCGGTGTACCAAACGCACCAGAAGGAGCTGTTGTAGCCAATGCAGCTACCGATAATTACAAGGCAGGAGAAGTGGCAGCTGAGAACACATATCCGTTAATCAAGGACCAGATTGCAAAAGCTACCTCCAGCGTTAGAATCGGTGTGTTAAACCAGGATGCAACCTCAGAGTCTATCATAAACCGTGGCCTTGGCTTTATTGATAAGCTGACAGAGTTAATTAAGGCAGACGGAAAGACCGTATGCATTACCGGTAACGATAAGTTTGTAAGCGATGCAAAAGCAGATAAGGGAGATAAGGCAGATGTCATTCTTGACGTAGCCGTTCCTTCTAAGGTTGAGGCTTCTCTTATGACAACGGATGCTCAGACCATCTTAAATAAAGACGATACTATTTGTATCTTCGCTTCCAACCAAAAGACTGGAGAAGGTCTTTTAACAGGTGATGAGAACTTAGGAAGACTTGGAAAAGATGTAATCGGCGTTGCGTTTGACTCTGGAACCATGATCAAAGACGGAATCAAAACAGGCAAACTGGCTGGTGCAGTTACCCAGGCTCCTGTAGAAATCGGCTATCAGACCGTAAAACTTGCTGTTGCAGCTGCCAAAGGTGAAAAGGTAACTGACGTAGATACCGGCAGCCAGTGGTACAACAAGGACAATTTGGACAGCAGTGAGGTTTCACAGAACTTATACGATTAA
- a CDS encoding RbsD/FucU family protein: protein MLKGIPPIISPELLKVLCEMGHTDELTIGDGNFPGHTYGKKVIRMDGHGVPEILDAILTLFPLDTYVDHPVTLMGVVAGDDCQTPIWDTYKEIVAKHDKRGADCFEEIDKWEFYDKTKERSTVVIMTGEKALYANIILKKGVV from the coding sequence ATGTTAAAAGGAATACCACCAATCATCAGTCCCGAGTTATTAAAAGTATTATGCGAAATGGGCCATACCGATGAACTGACCATCGGAGACGGAAATTTCCCCGGCCATACTTATGGAAAAAAGGTCATCCGCATGGATGGACACGGAGTACCGGAAATACTGGATGCCATCCTTACACTATTCCCTCTTGATACCTACGTGGACCACCCGGTCACTTTGATGGGTGTAGTCGCAGGAGATGACTGCCAAACTCCTATCTGGGATACTTATAAGGAGATTGTGGCAAAGCATGACAAGCGTGGCGCGGATTGCTTTGAAGAGATTGATAAGTGGGAATTTTATGACAAGACGAAGGAGCGTTCCACTGTGGTAATTATGACAGGGGAGAAGGCATTGTACGCAAATATTATTTTAAAGAAGGGCGTTGTGTAG
- a CDS encoding HAMP domain-containing sensor histidine kinase, whose translation MKSMMKVLSRYVLSAAAVAVLLLVINATVLIVWLFTEKNDKNYYNISQTANQLTATNDGYELSQSGKTQLEQNQQWAMLLDQDGKVIWNFMLPADVPLTYSISDVAGFSRWYLKDYPVSVWRHDGGLLVVGSPKNSMWKLGIMIPQKSMNNLGFWVPFFLVMNCLTAIFLALIFGLRLFRSLKRLSNGVQDMTRKRPVSLPVNGVLGDLAMGINEASSQLILQEAALKKRDDARTTWIAGISHDIRTPLAVAMGYSSQLEEDERLLQEQRDLAGIVRRQCQRIKDLVSDLNLASKLEYDMQPLRKEKTPLAPLIRSVAVDIINDNLSDRHTLEVSIKDNAQNRCLLGDKQLLKRAVSNLILNSIKHNPEGCDITIELSMDGENFILSVTDNGTGFPEDVLQRVNGIKNKSDNTGKNEGINEGENESKNLSGNLTEDVDGNLTQNMGENVAENPAETDSKKEQSGHGLGLTIVRQIIKAHNGSAHFSNLSGGGCRVICYLPAISS comes from the coding sequence ATGAAAAGCATGATGAAGGTTTTATCCCGCTATGTACTGTCAGCCGCTGCTGTTGCGGTGCTTTTGCTTGTTATTAATGCTACCGTCTTGATTGTCTGGCTCTTTACGGAAAAGAACGATAAGAATTATTACAATATCTCCCAGACAGCAAACCAGCTTACCGCCACGAACGATGGATATGAACTTTCCCAGTCCGGGAAAACCCAGCTGGAACAAAACCAGCAATGGGCCATGCTGTTAGACCAGGATGGCAAGGTCATCTGGAACTTTATGCTTCCGGCCGATGTTCCTTTGACTTACTCCATCTCTGATGTAGCAGGATTTTCCCGGTGGTACTTAAAGGATTATCCGGTATCGGTCTGGCGGCATGATGGGGGACTTTTGGTGGTGGGAAGTCCTAAAAACAGCATGTGGAAGTTAGGAATCATGATTCCTCAAAAATCCATGAACAATTTAGGCTTTTGGGTTCCCTTCTTTCTTGTCATGAACTGTCTTACTGCCATTTTCCTTGCTCTGATCTTTGGTCTCAGGCTGTTTCGTTCCTTAAAACGTCTCTCCAATGGAGTTCAGGATATGACAAGGAAGCGGCCTGTATCACTTCCTGTTAACGGAGTGCTGGGAGATTTAGCCATGGGAATCAATGAAGCCTCCAGCCAACTTATACTACAGGAAGCCGCCCTAAAGAAAAGAGACGACGCCCGAACCACCTGGATTGCGGGAATCTCCCATGATATCCGAACCCCTCTTGCTGTAGCCATGGGCTATTCCAGTCAGTTGGAAGAGGATGAAAGGCTGTTACAGGAACAAAGGGACCTGGCAGGCATCGTAAGGCGGCAGTGCCAGCGGATTAAAGATCTGGTAAGCGACTTAAATCTCGCCTCAAAGCTGGAATATGACATGCAGCCATTAAGAAAGGAAAAGACTCCACTTGCCCCCCTGATTCGCAGTGTTGCAGTTGATATCATAAACGACAATCTCTCAGATAGGCACACCTTAGAAGTATCCATAAAGGATAATGCCCAAAATCGTTGTCTGCTGGGGGACAAACAGCTTTTAAAGCGTGCTGTGTCCAACCTCATCTTAAACAGCATCAAGCACAATCCAGAGGGCTGTGATATTACTATAGAGTTAAGTATGGATGGGGAAAACTTTATATTATCGGTTACAGATAATGGAACCGGGTTCCCGGAAGATGTGTTGCAGCGAGTGAATGGGATAAAGAATAAAAGTGATAATACGGGTAAGAACGAGGGCATAAATGAAGGCGAGAATGAGAGTAAGAATTTATCCGGGAATTTAACTGAGGATGTGGACGGGAATTTAACTCAAAATATGGGCGAAAATGTAGCTGAGAATCCGGCTGAGACCGATTCAAAAAAGGAACAAAGCGGCCACGGACTTGGTCTTACCATTGTCCGCCAAATAATAAAAGCTCACAATGGAAGCGCTCATTTCTCCAATCTTTCAGGAGGCGGCTGCCGGGTAATCTGTTATCTGCCTGCCATCTCTTCCTGA
- a CDS encoding response regulator transcription factor, with protein sequence MVDIYDCKLLIVDDEPELRRMVIAILKQNGFQKIISAGDCSEARRLFAVEKPEAVILDVSLPDGDGFSLMRDFRASSFVPVLFLSARDEDEDRLLGLGLGADDYMTKPFLPRELVLRLHAILNRTYFPPVLSQKSKPVFSLGDIKVDLNSCEVTSQKGTSSLTAKEFALLEKLFENREKIVTGDSLCMAAWGDSLYGYENTLMVHIRRLREKIEPTPSSPQYLMTVRGLGYKLTGVKVL encoded by the coding sequence ATGGTAGATATCTATGACTGTAAGCTGCTCATCGTGGACGATGAGCCAGAGCTTCGCAGAATGGTCATTGCTATATTAAAACAAAATGGCTTTCAAAAAATTATTTCTGCCGGGGACTGCAGTGAGGCCCGCAGGCTGTTTGCTGTAGAAAAGCCGGAGGCTGTAATTCTTGATGTTTCTCTGCCTGACGGGGACGGATTTTCCCTGATGCGTGATTTCAGAGCCTCTTCCTTTGTTCCCGTGCTGTTTCTTTCTGCCAGAGATGAAGACGAGGACCGTCTTTTGGGTCTCGGTCTTGGGGCTGATGATTATATGACAAAGCCATTTCTTCCAAGGGAACTGGTTTTAAGGCTTCATGCTATTTTAAACCGTACGTATTTCCCTCCTGTTTTAAGCCAGAAATCAAAGCCTGTCTTCTCCCTGGGAGATATAAAAGTAGATCTAAACAGCTGTGAGGTAACCTCACAAAAGGGGACTTCATCTCTGACGGCAAAGGAATTTGCTCTTTTGGAAAAGCTTTTTGAAAACCGGGAAAAGATTGTAACCGGGGACAGCTTATGTATGGCCGCCTGGGGCGACTCTCTTTATGGCTATGAAAATACATTGATGGTGCATATCCGCCGTCTCAGGGAAAAGATAGAGCCTACCCCCTCCTCCCCTCAATACTTAATGACCGTTCGGGGATTAGGGTATAAGCTGACGGGGGTGAAGGTTCTATGA
- a CDS encoding ATP-binding cassette domain-containing protein, translated as MTDIITTNALCKKYGEAMSVKDLDLKVPRGVVYGFLGPNGAGKSTTMKMILGLAKPTSGTITVFGKEMNQRNRLTILKEAGSLIESPSYYAHLTGRENLKIISTLKGVEEEEIDRVLKIVRLENQKDKKAGQYSLGMKQRLGLAGALLGNPKLLILDEPTNGLDPAGIQEMRELIRALPKTFGMTVMVSSHLLNEIEQMADHIGVISKGELVFQDRLKVLHDKSKSSLAVRTLDNEAAKGVFQKHGIMCREEGAFLLLPELSDQELSAHIFHLFHETIGVVRLEERKKTLEEIFIELTGTAVSL; from the coding sequence ATGACGGATATCATAACCACAAATGCTCTTTGCAAAAAATACGGCGAAGCCATGAGTGTAAAAGATCTGGATTTAAAAGTGCCAAGGGGAGTGGTCTATGGTTTTCTTGGCCCCAACGGAGCTGGTAAGTCCACCACCATGAAGATGATACTGGGGCTTGCAAAGCCCACCAGCGGAACCATTACCGTCTTTGGTAAAGAGATGAATCAAAGAAACCGCCTAACCATTTTAAAAGAGGCCGGTTCTCTCATAGAATCCCCAAGCTATTACGCCCATCTGACCGGCAGGGAAAATTTAAAAATCATCAGCACCTTAAAAGGAGTAGAGGAAGAGGAAATTGATAGAGTATTAAAGATTGTCCGGCTGGAAAATCAAAAGGATAAAAAAGCAGGGCAGTATTCCTTGGGAATGAAACAAAGACTGGGGCTTGCAGGCGCACTTCTTGGAAATCCCAAGCTGCTCATACTCGACGAGCCGACCAATGGCCTTGACCCGGCAGGAATCCAGGAAATGCGTGAACTCATACGCGCCCTTCCAAAGACCTTTGGAATGACAGTCATGGTTTCCAGTCATCTTTTAAATGAAATCGAGCAGATGGCAGACCACATCGGCGTCATCAGCAAAGGAGAGCTGGTATTTCAGGACCGTTTAAAGGTTCTTCATGATAAGAGCAAAAGCAGCCTGGCAGTACGTACCCTGGACAATGAAGCAGCCAAAGGGGTGTTTCAAAAACATGGAATCATGTGCAGGGAGGAAGGGGCATTTCTACTCTTGCCGGAGCTTTCGGATCAGGAGCTTTCCGCCCACATCTTTCATCTGTTTCATGAAACCATCGGAGTTGTCCGTTTGGAAGAAAGGAAAAAGACACTGGAAGAGATATTCATAGAATTAACAGGAACGGCGGTGAGTCTATGA